The genomic stretch CCGAGACCCCGACGCCGTGCAGCCCGCCGGAGATCCTGTACCCGCCCCCGCCGAACTTGCCGCCGGAGTGCAAGGTGGTCAGCACCACCTCCACTGCGGGCTTTCCTACCTTAGGCACCTTGTCCACGGGAATGCCCCGGCCGTTGTCCAGCACGGTGGCGCTGCCGTCGGCGTGGAGGGTGACGTCAATGCGCGTGCAGGCCCCGGCCAGGGCCTCGTCCACCGAGTTGTCCACCACCTCGAAGAGGAGATGGTGCAGCCCGTCCGGACCGGTGCTCCCAATGTACATGGCGGGGCGCCGCCGGACACCGTCCAGCCCCTCCAGAACCTGGATATGCTGGGCGGTATACTCTGGGGTTTCGGCCATCAATTTACGCTCCACTCAAGCAAACAGGCACACGCCTCAGCGCGCATGCCCACTCCCTATTCTATCCCTGGAATGGTCCGGGTGTCAACGGTGGAAATCCTCGTCCTGACTATCTCTCCGCCGTTTTCCGCCGCCGGATTCTGACCAGGCTGCCTATCCTGTCGGCCACGGTGGACGGGGCCGTCTGAGTTGGAATCAGGCGGGAGGCCGTCACCACGATCGCCCGGGCCGACGGCAGAAGTCCTGGTTCTGCCAGGCGGCCGGCATCCGCGGCCCGCGTGAGCAGGCTTCGGCCCGCGGAAGACCGCCGTAGCCCCCGCGCGTCGAGAATCGCCACTACCTCGCGCACGTCCACAACGGTGTCCCCACCCAGGTAGACGAACAGCCCGGTGCTCACCGTACCTCCCCTCGGAGCGGCTCACGCCCGGGCAGTCTCCGCCGCGCCACCGGAGACACGTCGGTGATTGCCCCCTCGCCCAGCTCCCGCGCCAGGGACGCCACGATCTCTGCGCGCCTCAGCCGGATCTCCGCTCCGGCCGCCTCGTGGGTCACCCCCACCAGCAATCTCCTGCCCCGCAGGGTAACCGGAGCGCTTACCCCTGCCAGCGCCCGGCCTGCGATCCGCGGCCATATCTCCCGGGCAGTTGCAAGGTGCATCGCGGGCTCGATTCCCAGCGCGCGGGCGGCCGCTCTTAGAACCTCTCTAATCGGGACGACCATGCCGCCTCCGCCACCGCGCCGGCTTCCACCGCCAGAACCCTCACCGGCCGGGCCGCCTGCGGCAACGCGGTGGAGGTCAGCATCACCTGTCCCTCTTCCGCCAGCCCCAGGATTCGTCTCTGCCGGTCCTGATCGAGCTCCGAGAGCGCGTCGTCCAGCAGGAGAACCGGGCTCTCGCCCATCTCGGCTGCCATCACGCCGCGCTCGGCCAGCCGAACCGCCAGCATGGCCGTCCGCCATTGTCCCTGCGACCCGTTGGCTCGCAGCGCGACGCCCTCAAGCGCCAACTCCACGTCGTCGCGGTGGGGTCCTGACAGCGTGGTCCCCCGCCTGATCTCATCGGCGCGCAGGCGCGCCATTTGCGCCCGTGCTTCGTCCTCTCGGGATTCGTCCGTTTCTCCGGGCCAGGACGGTCGGTAGACCACGCTGAGCGTGCCCTCCCCTCCCAGGCGGCCAAACCACGCTTCCGCCTCGGGCGCCATGCGCCGCATGTACCCGAGGCGGTGCGCCGCGATCCTCACGCCAAGCGCGACCATCTGGGCGTCCCAGGCTTCCGTGCCGCCGGGCACCCCGCGCCTCAAGTGGGCGTTCCGTTGCGCCACCACCCGATGATACCGGTGCAACGCGAAGAAGTAGGCGGGGCTGATCTGCGCCAGGGCCACGTCCAGGAGGCGGCGCCGCCCTGCCGCCGGGCCGCGTACCATTTCCAAGTCCCACGGTGCCGCCAGGACGACCGCCAGGCGGCCGAGCACGCTCCCTCGCGGGGTGGGCGCGCCGTTCACCCGCATCTGTGAGGTCAGGCGCCCGTCTTCCACCGCCAGCGTGATCTCGATCTCTTCTTCGCGTCCCCGCCGGGAGATCTGTGCCCGCACGCGGGCGGCCGTCTCGCCCCCCTGGATTGCCTCCTCCTCGCGCGCGGTCCGGTGAGAGCGTCCCGTCGCCACAAGGTAGACGGCTTCCAGCACGTTGGACTTGCCCGCGCCGTTGCGGCCGACGAGCGCAGTAATGCCGTCGTCGAACGCGATGTCCGCTCGGGAGTAGTTACGAAAGGCTCGGATCCAGAGGCGCCGGAGTCGCGGCATCGTCTGCAACTGCAATGGCCAGGGTAGGCCCTCCCTGCACGGCGACCTGGTCCCCGGCGGTCACCCGGCGGCCACGCTTCGTCTCAACCTGCCCGTTGACCAGCACGCGGCGCGCCGCGACGAGTGTTTTGGCTTCGCCGCCGGTTCCCACCACGCCGGCCCACTTCAGCAGCGCGCCGAGGGTGATGGTCCCGGTGTGGATCCTTACCGTGCGATCACGTGGCAACGCGGACCGGCGCCAGAACGTACGTGTAGTCGCCTCCCCCGGCAGGGCGCAGCGCGCCCGGGCTCAGCGGTCCGGTCAGCTCCAGTATCAGCTCGTCCGCGTCGAGCACCGACAGACACTCGATTAGGTACCTGGCGTTGAAGGCGGTTGCGATGACTTCGCCCTCAGAGGATACCTGCAGGCGTTCTTCGGACCGGCCGTACTCGGGCGTGTTGGAGGCAAGCGTCAGCGTGTCCCCCTCGGCCTGAAGCCGAACCACGTTGGCCGAGTCCCGGGCGGTGAGCGCGACGCGGCGCACGGCGGCCAGCAGCCGCTGCGTACCGACGGTCACGCGCTGCTTGTAGCCCTGGGGGATAACCTGCTGGTAGTTCGGAAAGGGCCCTGGAATCAGGCGGCTGACCATCCTGGCCCCCGGCATGGTGAACAGGATCTGGTTCTCCGCCAGGGAGATCTCCACCTCGCCCTCGGCGCTCCCAAGGGCGCGCGTCAACTCACGCATGGTCTTGGAGGGCACAATGACGCCTATCTTCTGCGATGCCGGGTTGGCGAGCGCGGCGGTGCGCAGGGCGAGTCGGCCGCCGTCGGTGGCGACCACGCGGACTTCCTTCCCGTCCAGCACAAGGTAGAGCCCTGTCAGAAACACGCGCGTGTCATCGGTGGAAACGGCGAACTCGGTCTGGCGCACCATGGTGCGCAGCAGCCCGGCGTCCACGCTGGCCACCGGAGCAGCCTCGGGCTCGGGCATCAGCGGGAAGTCCGACGCGGGCAGCCCAAGAAGGTCGTAGGTAACTCTCTCGCACTGGACCTCGACTTCGGTCCCTCCCTCCACAACCTTCACCTGCACAGGCGCCTCGGGGAGGTTCGAAACGATCTCGCCGAAGAGCCGCGCCGGAAGCGTTATCGCGCCTCCCTTCTTGACCTTTGCGGGCACCTCGGTTTGTATACCGTGGTCCAGATCGGTGGCGGCCAACTTGATCGCATCCTTGCGCGTCTCGATCAGTATGTTGCTCAGGATGGGCATCGTGGCGCGCGAGGATACCGCGCGGCCCACCAGGGCAACTGCCTTGCTTAGATGCTCGTGCGCACAGGTGAACTGCATGCGCGCCTCCTTCTATTCTGTATTGTAATTAAAGAACAGTAGTAGTAGTAGGCGGTGTGCACTCTGTGAACAACCGCCCGGGCCTCCTGGGAGAGGAGCGTTGCGGCCTCATGACGTCCTGGACGGCGTGGGGACATCTCGCGGCAGCGCGAGGCCGCGCGTACGCCACGCCCTTCAGTTGTCCACACAGTCCCAAATGCGCTCACAGGATATCAACCTTGCCGTTGAAGGTCTTCCATCAGGCGTTTGATGCTGGCCGCCAGATGGGCGTCCCGGTGAAGTGCTTCGCGCACCCGATGGCACGCGTGCATGACCGTTGTGTGATCGCGGCCCCCGAACTCTTCCCCGACGCGCGGCAGCGAGGCGTCGGTGATCTCTCGAGCCACGTACATGGCCACCTGGCGCGGGAAGGCCACGCCCTTGGTGCGGCGCTTGGCGCGCATCTCTTCCACCCGCAGGCCGAAGAACTCCGCCACCGCCTGCTGGATGGACTGGATTGTCACGACCCTGGCGCGCGCGGGAGGCAGTAGATCGCGCAGCACGTCCGCGGCCAGCTCCACGCCGATGGGCGAGCGGGTGAGAGAAGCGTACGCGACCACGCGCACCAGCGCGCCTTCCAGCTCCCGGATGTTCGTGTGGATGCGCTGAGCAATGAACTCCGCGACCTCTCCGGGCACGGAGAGCCCGTCACTCTCGGCCTTCTTGCTCAGGATGGCGATGCGGGTCTCCAGGTCGGGGGGCTGGATATCGGCGATCAGCCCCCACTCGAAACGGCTCCGGAGACGGTCCTCCAGCGTAGGTATCTCCTTAGGCGGACGATCGGATGAGATGATGATCTGGTGGTTGGTCTCGTGTAGCGTGTTGAAGGTGTGGAAGAACTCCTCCTGCGTGCGCTCCTTTCCCGCCAGGAACTGGATGTCGTCTATGAGCAGGACGTCCACGCTGCGGTACCGCTGCCGGAACTCCAGGGTCTTGTCGTCCCGGATCGAGTTGATCAACTCGTTGGTGAACTTCTCGCTGCTGACGTAGGCGACCCGCGCGATGTCCGCGCCGCGGAGCACCCGGTGTCCGATGGCCTGGAGCAGGTGTGTCTTGCCCAGGCCCACGCCGCCGTAGATGAACAGGGGGTTGTAGGCCCGCGCAGGCGACTCGGCCACGGCCATCGCCGCCGCGTGGGCGAACCGGTTTCCGGCCCCCACGACGAACGTTTCAAAGGTGTACTTGGGCGAGATGTGGAGCCCTTCGGGAACGCGGGATGGCGTAGTAGAGCCCGGGGCCGCGAGTCGGGGGGCCGGAGCTGCGGGACTTGGCGCCGGCGCCGCCGGCGCGGCCTCGACGACCGAGATGCGCACGCCCACATCGCGTCCTACCACGGCGTGCAGCGCCCGCCGGATCGTGTCCGTCAGCCGCTGTTCCACCCAGTCCTTCGCAAAGCGGTTTGGGACGGCGAAGTGAAAGGTGTCGTCCTGGAGTCCGAGGGGACGCATCACCCGCAGAAACGATTCGAGGGTGGGCTTGTTGAGCTGCCCCTCTATTCGTCGCAGGGCTTCCGTCCACAACTCGGCTGGGGAGACTTCGATCGTCACGGCCGGCTCCTCTCTCGATGCGCGATGCCCAACGGTCGCTCCATTAGGACTTGAAGATCTCGTCGAGGAAGGCAATGCCCTCCTCCGTGAGGGTGCGCTTCCCGCGCCCCTTCCCCGTTGCAAGCTTGAGGGTTTCCAGGGACTGAAGCTCACGGTACGCGGTGCTGTGGCTGATGTCGAGCTCCTTGGCGATCGTCGTGGGGCCCACCGCGCCCAACTCGGCGACCAACAGCAGCACCTTCTTCTGCCGCGGGGTGATCGCCGGGGCCCGGCGAGCTTCTGGCTCCGGGGCCATCTCTGGAGCGGACGGCTCCTGCTGTATGCGCAGCGTGACCACGGTGCCGTGGTCCAGGTTGTCCTCTATGGACAGCGATCCGCCCAGAAACTGCATCTGCTCCCTTGCCACCGGCAGCCCGCTGCCAACGCCGCGGATGAACCGCCGCATCTCGGCGGAGGCGGTGGAGAACCCCGGCACCACCGCGCGCTCCTTGTCGGAGATCCCCGGCCCCTGATCGGCGATGCGAATCGTGTTGCCGTCATCGAGAACGGTGACCGTGGCGTTGTGGAAATAGGCGTGTATCAAGTTCTCAACGATCTCCTTGATGACAACAAACGGCACCCGTCCCCCGCGTTCACGTGACACAGCATACGTGCGCGCCGCCAGCTCGCCGACGAGCGCGTGAAAATCGTCCCCGCGCAGCGAGATAACCCGCGGAGCCGCCAGGGGCGAGTCGTAAACCGCCAGGCGCACCTCCGACTCGGCCTCGTCACCCGCAGGCAGCGGCGCGACGCGCCGCTCTTCGATCAGCCGCGCGATGATCTCACGAATGGACATCGAGTCCCCGCTGCGCTCGGTAGTGGTTGGCCGCCACCGCGCAGACTCCTACCCCACAGACCTCCGGGCATCGGATTTCACGCCCACCCCTGGACGGTCACTGGA from bacterium encodes the following:
- a CDS encoding DUF721 domain-containing protein, whose protein sequence is MVVPIREVLRAAARALGIEPAMHLATAREIWPRIAGRALAGVSAPVTLRGRRLLVGVTHEAAGAEIRLRRAEIVASLARELGEGAITDVSPVARRRLPGREPLRGEVR
- a CDS encoding DNA replication/repair protein RecF; translation: MPRLRRLWIRAFRNYSRADIAFDDGITALVGRNGAGKSNVLEAVYLVATGRSHRTAREEEAIQGGETAARVRAQISRRGREEEIEITLAVEDGRLTSQMRVNGAPTPRGSVLGRLAVVLAAPWDLEMVRGPAAGRRRLLDVALAQISPAYFFALHRYHRVVAQRNAHLRRGVPGGTEAWDAQMVALGVRIAAHRLGYMRRMAPEAEAWFGRLGGEGTLSVVYRPSWPGETDESREDEARAQMARLRADEIRRGTTLSGPHRDDVELALEGVALRANGSQGQWRTAMLAVRLAERGVMAAEMGESPVLLLDDALSELDQDRQRRILGLAEEGQVMLTSTALPQAARPVRVLAVEAGAVAEAAWSSRLERF
- a CDS encoding RNA-binding S4 domain-containing protein, with protein sequence MPRDRTVRIHTGTITLGALLKWAGVVGTGGEAKTLVAARRVLVNGQVETKRGRRVTAGDQVAVQGGPTLAIAVADDAATPAPLDPSLS
- the dnaN gene encoding DNA polymerase III subunit beta, with product MQFTCAHEHLSKAVALVGRAVSSRATMPILSNILIETRKDAIKLAATDLDHGIQTEVPAKVKKGGAITLPARLFGEIVSNLPEAPVQVKVVEGGTEVEVQCERVTYDLLGLPASDFPLMPEPEAAPVASVDAGLLRTMVRQTEFAVSTDDTRVFLTGLYLVLDGKEVRVVATDGGRLALRTAALANPASQKIGVIVPSKTMRELTRALGSAEGEVEISLAENQILFTMPGARMVSRLIPGPFPNYQQVIPQGYKQRVTVGTQRLLAAVRRVALTARDSANVVRLQAEGDTLTLASNTPEYGRSEERLQVSSEGEVIATAFNARYLIECLSVLDADELILELTGPLSPGALRPAGGGDYTYVLAPVRVAT
- the dnaA gene encoding chromosomal replication initiator protein DnaA, whose translation is MTIEVSPAELWTEALRRIEGQLNKPTLESFLRVMRPLGLQDDTFHFAVPNRFAKDWVEQRLTDTIRRALHAVVGRDVGVRISVVEAAPAAPAPSPAAPAPRLAAPGSTTPSRVPEGLHISPKYTFETFVVGAGNRFAHAAAMAVAESPARAYNPLFIYGGVGLGKTHLLQAIGHRVLRGADIARVAYVSSEKFTNELINSIRDDKTLEFRQRYRSVDVLLIDDIQFLAGKERTQEEFFHTFNTLHETNHQIIISSDRPPKEIPTLEDRLRSRFEWGLIADIQPPDLETRIAILSKKAESDGLSVPGEVAEFIAQRIHTNIRELEGALVRVVAYASLTRSPIGVELAADVLRDLLPPARARVVTIQSIQQAVAEFFGLRVEEMRAKRRTKGVAFPRQVAMYVAREITDASLPRVGEEFGGRDHTTVMHACHRVREALHRDAHLAASIKRLMEDLQRQG
- a CDS encoding ATP-binding protein; amino-acid sequence: MSIREIIARLIEERRVAPLPAGDEAESEVRLAVYDSPLAAPRVISLRGDDFHALVGELAARTYAVSRERGGRVPFVVIKEIVENLIHAYFHNATVTVLDDGNTIRIADQGPGISDKERAVVPGFSTASAEMRRFIRGVGSGLPVAREQMQFLGGSLSIEDNLDHGTVVTLRIQQEPSAPEMAPEPEARRAPAITPRQKKVLLLVAELGAVGPTTIAKELDISHSTAYRELQSLETLKLATGKGRGKRTLTEEGIAFLDEIFKS